A single region of the Streptomyces sp. NBC_01381 genome encodes:
- a CDS encoding LuxR family transcriptional regulator, with protein MHLGRRAERKAIERLLADVRSRRSGVLVVRGEAGIGKTALLEYARGAASGFRVEHAAGVESEMELAFAGLHQLCAPLLDRLGVLPEPQQAALGVAFGLRAGDPPDRFLVGLASLSLLAEVSEERPLLCLVDDAQWLDAASAQTLAFVARRVGAERVALVLALRDHSPDPSDAHPVAGLLELGLDGLGEADAQALLATGVRTPLDERIRDRIIAEARGNPLALLELPRRAEPMKLAGGFGLPDAVSVPRRIEESFRRRSRSLPAETQLLLLAAAAEPLGDTALLRGAAAYLGIDAEAAVPAKAAELLEIGARVRFLHPLVRSAVYRAADPSDRRRVHRALAAATDPQADPDHRAWHRAQATLGADETIAVELERLAGRAWTRGGPAAAAAFLEQAVVLTPEPADRARRALAAAHATHQAGGSEAALELLTVAAAVPLDPLGRTRVELLRAQIVFDTTRGSEVPGMLVDAAKTLVPLDVAMARQTYLQALEAAVVADSFGRGRRVLDVAEAARTAPAPPHPTGVVDLLLDGLVTRATQGYEASMPRLRRALGALGDHDRHPRTAAADDSRRWLWLGSRVAVSLFDDETALELAGRRVRLAREAGALSELPAALDYLAVVLAHTGELTHAAELVAEATAIQPAIVTVTGIQLAAWRGRQAETSELYADMVPDATRRGESAVVTVAQYTLAVLHNSLGNYRAAFDAATGPSDSDELEHSNLALPELIEAAVRAGEPASAADALELLSSRTRASGTQWALGLEARSRALTSTGPAADALYREAIERFGCCRMGTYLARAHLVYGEWLRREGRRQAAREQLRTAHELLSGMGAEAFAARAARELRATGERPHKPTARPTDALTAQELHIARRVATGATSKEVGTQLFLSPRTIDAHLRSIFRKLDITSRRQLRDMQLP; from the coding sequence GACGTGCGGTCGAGACGCAGCGGCGTGCTGGTGGTGCGCGGTGAGGCCGGTATCGGTAAGACCGCGTTACTGGAGTATGCCCGTGGCGCCGCGTCGGGGTTCCGGGTGGAGCATGCGGCTGGTGTGGAGTCCGAGATGGAGCTCGCGTTCGCGGGCTTGCACCAGTTGTGTGCGCCGTTGCTTGACCGGCTGGGTGTGCTGCCCGAACCACAACAGGCCGCCCTGGGTGTGGCGTTCGGGCTGCGTGCCGGGGACCCGCCGGACCGGTTCTTGGTCGGCCTTGCCAGCTTGAGTCTGCTGGCCGAGGTCTCCGAGGAACGGCCGTTGCTGTGCTTGGTGGACGATGCGCAGTGGCTGGATGCGGCATCCGCACAGACCCTCGCGTTCGTAGCGCGGCGGGTGGGCGCCGAGCGAGTGGCGCTGGTGCTCGCGCTGCGCGACCACAGCCCCGACCCGAGCGACGCTCACCCCGTCGCCGGGCTGCTTGAGCTGGGCCTGGACGGGCTCGGCGAAGCGGATGCGCAGGCGTTGCTCGCCACCGGGGTCAGGACACCACTGGACGAGCGGATACGTGACCGGATCATCGCCGAAGCGCGGGGCAACCCGCTGGCGCTCCTTGAACTGCCCCGAAGAGCAGAGCCGATGAAGCTGGCGGGTGGATTTGGGCTGCCGGATGCAGTGAGCGTGCCGCGCCGGATCGAGGAGAGCTTCCGGCGTCGGTCACGCAGCCTGCCGGCCGAGACGCAGTTGCTGCTGCTGGCCGCGGCGGCTGAGCCGCTCGGCGATACGGCGCTGCTGCGGGGTGCGGCCGCCTACCTGGGCATCGACGCCGAGGCGGCTGTACCGGCGAAGGCGGCGGAATTGCTGGAGATCGGCGCCCGGGTGCGGTTCTTGCATCCGCTGGTGCGCTCGGCGGTCTACCGTGCCGCCGACCCGTCCGACCGGCGGCGCGTGCACCGCGCGCTGGCTGCGGCGACCGACCCGCAGGCCGACCCCGACCACCGCGCCTGGCACCGTGCGCAGGCCACACTCGGGGCCGACGAGACGATAGCGGTGGAGCTGGAGCGTTTGGCCGGCCGGGCATGGACCCGCGGCGGGCCGGCCGCCGCGGCCGCGTTCTTGGAACAGGCGGTGGTGCTGACCCCCGAACCCGCCGACCGTGCACGCCGGGCGCTGGCCGCCGCACACGCCACGCACCAGGCCGGCGGGTCCGAAGCCGCCCTGGAGCTGCTGACGGTTGCGGCGGCCGTACCGCTGGATCCGCTGGGACGCACCCGGGTGGAGCTGCTGCGCGCCCAGATCGTCTTCGATACCACTCGGGGCAGCGAAGTGCCCGGGATGCTGGTGGACGCGGCCAAGACGCTCGTCCCGCTGGATGTCGCGATGGCGCGCCAGACCTACCTGCAGGCGCTCGAGGCGGCTGTCGTCGCTGATTCCTTCGGCCGCGGTCGCAGGGTGCTGGACGTGGCCGAAGCCGCCCGGACCGCGCCCGCACCGCCACACCCGACGGGGGTGGTGGACCTATTGCTCGACGGTCTTGTGACCAGGGCCACGCAGGGATACGAAGCGAGCATGCCAAGGCTGCGGCGGGCACTGGGGGCGCTCGGCGACCACGATCGCCATCCCCGCACCGCGGCAGCGGACGACAGCCGCCGCTGGCTGTGGCTGGGCAGCCGCGTCGCGGTGTCGCTGTTCGACGACGAGACGGCGCTTGAGCTGGCCGGCCGCCGCGTCCGGCTCGCGCGCGAAGCCGGCGCACTGTCCGAGCTGCCCGCCGCGCTTGACTATCTCGCCGTCGTGCTCGCACACACCGGCGAGCTCACCCACGCCGCCGAGCTCGTCGCCGAGGCCACCGCGATCCAGCCGGCGATCGTCACCGTCACCGGGATCCAGCTCGCCGCCTGGCGTGGCCGGCAGGCCGAAACCTCCGAGCTGTACGCGGACATGGTCCCCGACGCGACCCGGCGGGGCGAGAGCGCGGTGGTCACCGTGGCCCAGTACACGCTGGCCGTACTGCACAACAGCCTGGGCAACTACCGCGCCGCGTTCGACGCCGCAACAGGCCCGAGCGACTCCGACGAGCTGGAGCACAGCAACCTGGCCTTGCCCGAGCTCATCGAGGCGGCCGTCCGCGCCGGTGAACCAGCCTCAGCGGCCGACGCGCTGGAGCTGCTCAGCTCGCGAACTCGCGCCAGCGGCACCCAGTGGGCGCTCGGTCTTGAGGCGCGCTCGCGAGCGCTGACCAGCACCGGGCCGGCCGCCGACGCGCTGTATCGCGAGGCGATCGAGCGGTTTGGGTGCTGCCGGATGGGGACCTATCTCGCTCGTGCGCACTTGGTCTACGGCGAATGGCTGCGCCGCGAAGGCCGGCGTCAGGCCGCCCGCGAGCAACTCCGCACCGCCCACGAACTGCTGTCCGGCATGGGTGCAGAGGCATTCGCCGCCCGCGCCGCCCGTGAACTGCGCGCCACCGGCGAGCGGCCGCACAAGCCAACCGCCCGGCCGACCGATGCGCTTACCGCCCAAGAGCTGCACATCGCGCGGCGGGTGGCCACCGGGGCCACCTCCAAGG